One Scylla paramamosain isolate STU-SP2022 chromosome 7, ASM3559412v1, whole genome shotgun sequence DNA window includes the following coding sequences:
- the LOC135102394 gene encoding uncharacterized protein LOC135102394, translated as MLLLSAQIVLCVWELRRSRSGWPTINLHNLLTAEALFVTARLTLTAYVILFLADSQMIRGYSRKNEDHYDDFDNMSPAIRYPLVLTLICLSAACYSAVATLETALSMLLGKLHTCMTGISTLLSAVCCVTVAIITSPVIVRVVIQPQYIYPKTMYFAIGLSVVTFLHVIACVVFPTALRSPPEIVDTILNSVVSAINSLGSFRIREQLWHPELPEKKERINFIFNLTSSIFTLISIIIITSVWDSPMYRAWASVLVLCVNSAILLRTLPPVVMQLKFKQAENTPMNQKLMSLILETVPLLVGAIAMCARLYYPGEIFAGVINILFSAFQAFIIVHMLKSKIELIKFKEGERLTDTEEVAGQDITDEETPHDLSA; from the exons ATGCTTCTGTTATCTGCTCAG ATTGTGCTTTGTGTGTGGGAGCTGCGACGATCAAGATCCGGCTGGCCCACCATCAACCTTCACAATTTGTTAACCGCAGAAGCATTGTTTGTGACTGCCAGATTG actCTCACTGCATACGTCATACTGTTTCTGGCAGACTCACAAATGATCCGTGGATATAGCAGGAAAAATGAGGATCATTATGATGACTTTGATAATATGTCTCCAGCTATCAGATACCCTCTGGTTCTCACTCTTATTTGCTTAAGTGCCGCTTGTTACAGTGCTGTGGCTACTTTAGAGACTGCACTGTCCATGTTACTGGGGAAGCTGCACACTTGTATG ACAGGCATCAGTACTCTGCTGTCAGCAGTTTGCTGCGTCACTGTTGCTATCATCACTTCTCCAGTCATTGTAAGGGTAGTCATCCAGCCACAGTACATTTACCCAAAGACTATGTACTTTGCTATTGGTTTAAGTGTGGTGACATTCCTACATGTGATTGCCTGCGTGGTCTTCCCAACTGCTTTAAGGTCACCACCAGAGATAGTTGATACAATCTTGAACAGTGTGGTGTCAGCCATAAATTCTCTTGGTAGTTTTAGAATAAGAGAACAGCTTTGGCACCCAGAACTtccagagaagaaagaaagaatcaaCTTTATTTTCAACTTGACATCATCA ATTTTCACATTGATTTCGATAATCATCATCACCTCAGTTTGGGACTCTCCAATGTACCGAGCCTGGGCATCTGTCTTGGTGTTGTGTGTCAACTCTGCAATCTTGTTACGAACTCTGCCACCTGTTGTGATGCAGCTAAAATTCAAGCAGGCTGAAAATACTCCCATGAATCAG AAATTGATGAGCCTGATTCTTGAAACTGTTCCTCTTCTGGTGGGAGCCATTGCAATGTGTGCCAGATTGTATTATCCAGGAGAAATTTTTGCTGGTGTGATAAACATTTTGTTCTCTGCCTTCCAG GCTTTCATCATTGTTCATATGCTGAAGAGTAAGATTGAACTGATAAAGTTTAAGGAAGGTGAGCGCTTGACAGACACGGAGGAAGTTGCCGGCCAAGACATCACTGATGAGGAGACTCCTCATGACCTTTCAGCTTGA